One Synechocystis sp. PCC 7509 genomic window, ACCAATGTTCATCAACCAAAAATGAGCGCCATAATTTTTCTTGGGTGCTAGCTCTGTTAGCATACGGCTGTACTGTATCCAGCCTTCTGGTAAGATGCGTTGTCCCTCCCATACCCCGTCTTGTAAATAAAGTAAACCAAATCGCGCCCAATCTCTTGCCGTAGCATACATAAAAGACGAGCAAACCAAAGTTCCCGACGCATCCGGTTCAATAACAGCACTAGACATTCCTAGGCGATCGAATAAAGCGTGACGGGGAAAAGCTAGATAATCAGTATCGCTACCAATTGCGTTGCGGATAATACCAGAGACAATATTAGTTGTCCCACTGGAGTATTGCCACTTAGTATTTGGAGCAGCTTCTAAGGGATGATTTGCCGCATATACAGCCGCGTTTGCCTGACCGAATAGCATTTGAATCAGATCGCCAAGGGGATTTCCTTCGGATTCGTTAAACTTCAGCCCACTACTCATATGAAGCATCCCATCAAGAGTAATTTGGCTACGGCGATCACCCTGATTGTTCCATTGTGGCATCAGGTTTTTATCCAAGAGCGATAGTTTGCCCTCCTTAATAAGAATCCCCACAAGCGCATTAGTTACACTCTTGGTCATTGACCATCCAGGTAAAGGCATCTTAGAGTCAAAGCCAGGTGCGTAACGTTCGGCAACAATTTGACCTCTATAAACCACTACTACAGCCCTAGTGTGTTGCTGTGGGCGGAAAACTGAGCCTAGAGCTTCTTTGAGTTGCTTTTGGTTAATTTCAGGTACTTTCCGCTCTTTTTGCTCTATAAACTGCCATTCATTTAGTTTTTGGGGATCGAAATGCATTGATTTAACCTGCGATCGCAACTCGGTTTCCGAGGTATCAATGACTAAAGTACAACCAAGCCCAGAACGAAAGATGGATTGATGTTTTACTAAACCAAAAATACTTGCTGTTACAGATTGCTGTGGGCGATCAACATTAACTTGAATTGACTTGACAACTGACTGTTCCAGTGACGATAAACCGTCGATCTCAGCTAAAATATCTTGGTTAAAAATAGATTCTGGAGTGCGCCCAGAGACAAATACGCCTGAACAAAATTGTTTAGCTTGATAAGCCGTGCCAATACTTAAGACTCGCCATAAGGTATAACCAGAATAGCCCACAATACCTAGGCTAATTAACCCCAAACTCAAAAATATATACTTGAGGCTTATTTTCATCTAATAACTACCAGTTCCTAGCAAAATAACTTCAACCCTCTCTAAAGCTAAATTAAAATTTTGTGCCGTTAATTCAGTCTGTAGATAAAAGTACCACTTATCTTTAACAGGTGGTACTAGCTACGAATAGCTACCTAAGACAATACGGAAGACAGACCAGCATGAGTAATTGTTACCTTGTAATCTTTACTTCCAAGTAGCTGCTTGGAAAAAAAGATAAGGTTAAAATTAAAGTCGATGCCGAAATCGACCTTAGTAGCGCTGAGAAAACAATAAATAACTTAGATACATTAATGGCTACAGTTTATGTAAAGGGCAGTAAAAATGTGCAAGTTTCCATTTAAGAATTAGCCGATTATCTTCATGATAATGCCGAGAAAATCGAGACTCATCACCAACAGACGGCGTGGTCTACGCAGGAGAATAAAAGATAGCAGTGACAGCAATTTGCCAGCATAATTATAAGTATATCTTTCGAGACTAAAAAGCAAAATGGCAACACTTACAATTCGCAATGTGCCGGAAGAACTGGTTGATCGCATTAAACGGCTTGCAGAACAGAAGGGAATTTCAATGGAACAGGAAGTCCGTGATTTGCTACAAAGCCGTTATGTACAACGCAGTGCAGCGATTGAACGTATTCGCCAACGCTCTGAGACTTTACCCGTCCAAGCAGCTAGCCAACTGCAAGAGTGGAAAGAGCAAGGGCGACCCTAATGGTGATTGATACGATGGTATTTGCCTACGCGCTATTAAGGGTAGAAGGTCAGTACAACCAGGCAAT contains:
- a CDS encoding FitA-like ribbon-helix-helix domain-containing protein, which gives rise to MATLTIRNVPEELVDRIKRLAEQKGISMEQEVRDLLQSRYVQRSAAIERIRQRSETLPVQAASQLQEWKEQGRP
- a CDS encoding serine hydrolase domain-containing protein codes for the protein MKISLKYIFLSLGLISLGIVGYSGYTLWRVLSIGTAYQAKQFCSGVFVSGRTPESIFNQDILAEIDGLSSLEQSVVKSIQVNVDRPQQSVTASIFGLVKHQSIFRSGLGCTLVIDTSETELRSQVKSMHFDPQKLNEWQFIEQKERKVPEINQKQLKEALGSVFRPQQHTRAVVVVYRGQIVAERYAPGFDSKMPLPGWSMTKSVTNALVGILIKEGKLSLLDKNLMPQWNNQGDRRSQITLDGMLHMSSGLKFNESEGNPLGDLIQMLFGQANAAVYAANHPLEAAPNTKWQYSSGTTNIVSGIIRNAIGSDTDYLAFPRHALFDRLGMSSAVIEPDASGTLVCSSFMYATARDWARFGLLYLQDGVWEGQRILPEGWIQYSRMLTELAPKKNYGAHFWLMNIGTQSGQNQILTAQGFQDQYIAIIPSHQLVIVHLGKNKNATSQQFIPQVLAAFAN